The following proteins are encoded in a genomic region of Dokdonia donghaensis DSW-1:
- the corA gene encoding magnesium/cobalt transporter CorA, with protein sequence MKRLRKQLKKVNPFTSANVMSKDVIKEQMSHAPGHVVYTGSKEIKDVLIDVFDYNATFVEEETVHELSSYTKDTDEKTVTWVNVNGLSDTQALTDISHKYDLHPLVMEDVANTSQRPKLDEYPDHLFIVFKMLYHDTDGKLNTEHISLILGKSYVLLMQEYDGDVFDGIRDRIRLSKGRVRTTGADYLMYALMDAVIDHYFIIIETLSDKIEELEERIYTNPSENYSQEIQQLKKEVIQVRRSIFPLREVVNKLEKVDNHLILKKTQVFVRDLYDHTIQVIETVEVYRDTIAGLMDMNSTNIANRMNEVMKVLTIIATIFIPMTFLAGIYGMNFEHIPELQIQNGYYYFWGAMVFIFIGSIIYFKRKKWL encoded by the coding sequence ATGAAAAGACTACGCAAACAACTTAAAAAAGTCAATCCATTTACCAGTGCAAATGTGATGTCTAAGGATGTGATAAAGGAACAAATGTCACACGCCCCAGGTCACGTGGTTTATACTGGGTCAAAAGAGATAAAAGATGTCCTCATAGATGTTTTTGACTACAATGCAACCTTTGTAGAAGAAGAAACAGTACACGAGTTGTCCAGCTACACAAAAGACACAGACGAAAAAACGGTTACCTGGGTAAATGTAAATGGTCTTTCTGACACACAAGCTCTTACAGATATATCACACAAGTATGACCTACACCCACTTGTGATGGAAGATGTGGCAAACACAAGCCAGCGACCAAAACTAGATGAATATCCAGATCATTTATTTATTGTTTTTAAAATGCTCTATCACGATACAGATGGTAAATTAAACACGGAGCATATAAGCCTTATTCTGGGCAAGTCGTATGTCTTGCTTATGCAAGAGTATGATGGTGACGTTTTTGACGGGATTAGAGATCGTATACGCCTGTCTAAAGGTCGCGTGCGCACTACTGGAGCAGATTACTTGATGTACGCACTTATGGATGCTGTGATAGATCACTACTTTATAATTATAGAGACCCTAAGCGATAAAATAGAAGAGCTAGAAGAAAGAATATATACAAACCCTTCAGAAAACTATTCGCAAGAAATACAACAGCTCAAAAAAGAGGTGATACAAGTACGTAGGTCAATATTTCCGTTACGGGAGGTTGTAAATAAGCTAGAAAAAGTAGACAATCACCTCATACTTAAAAAAACACAAGTCTTTGTACGTGATCTTTATGATCATACCATACAGGTAATTGAGACTGTAGAGGTTTATAGAGATACCATAGCAGGACTAATGGATATGAACTCAACAAACATCGCAAACCGTATGAACGAGGTGATGAAGGTGCTTACTATTATCGCAACTATTTTTATACCTATGACTTTTCTAGCAGGTATTTATGGGATGAATTTTGAACACATTCCAGAGTTACAAATACAAAATGGCTATTACTACTTCTGGGGAGCTATGGTTTTTATATTTATAGGTTCTATCATATACTTTAAACGCAAAAAATGGCTGTAG